The following nucleotide sequence is from Mesorhizobium sp. J8.
GCAGCGCCGCCATTTCCTCGCCGGCGCGTCCAAACACCAGCGGGTCGCCGGACTTCAGCCGCACCACCCGCTTGCCGGCGCGGCCAAGCTCGATGAGGAGCGCGTTGATCTCTTCCTGGCTCTTGGAATGGCAGCCCTTGCGTTTTCCGACCGGCAGGCGCTCGGCATCGCGGCGGCCCATGGCGACGATCGTCTCCGGCACCAGCGCGTCATAGACGATCGCGTCGGCCTCCATCAGCAGGCGGTGGGCGCGCAAGGTCAGAAGATCCTCCGCACCCGGACCGGCGCCGACCAGCGCGATATGTCCGCCGGCCGGAGCATCCCGGGCCAAAAGCTCGAGCGCTGCGCCATGCGCCTCGGCGAGTTCGCCGGCTTCGATGGCCTTGGCCGGCGCGCCGGCGAAGAAATCGCTCCAGAAGCGGCGGCGGCGATTGCCCTTCGGCAGCTTCTCGGCTGCGGCGCGAAACGATGCGGCAAGCGCCGCCAGCCGGCCGAGCGATGGCGACAGCATGCGATCGATGCGCCCGCGCAGCATCTGCGCCAGGACGGGTCCGGCGCCCTCGGTGCCGATGGCGATCGCCACCGGCGCCCTGTTGACCAGCGCCGGCGTGAAGAAATCGCAAAGCTCAGGCCGATCCACCGCGTTGACCGGGATGCCAAGCCGGCGCGCGTCGTCGGCTACACGGCGATCGAGCGCCCCGTCGCCGCTCGCGGCGAACACCAGGGCCGCCCCTTGGAGATGCGCGGCCTCATAGGCCGCGTCGATGTGAGCGGCGCCGGTCGACGCGATGAAATCCAACAGGCCGCTGCCGGCATGGTCGGCAATGATGCGCAGCACCGCGCTCGACTGCGAGAGCAGCCTGGCCTTGGCAAGCGCTTCCTCGCCATTGCCGACGATGGCTACGGCTTCGCCGTCGACCCGCATGAAGACGGGAAAGGCATTGAGCTTGACATTGGTTGGCGACATGGCGACGAGCAATACTGGAACAGTCTGGCAGTTTTACGCGGGCTGGCCAAAAACCAGAAGGCAAGCACTCGCGCGCCGCCGAACCGCAGGCAATCGCTTTTTCGCAGCCGCGAAAGGCAAGAGAAAAAAATTCTACTTTAAGAATGAGACGGTCAGAGCGGCGTGAGGAATTGCCTTGATCCGACGCAATTTTTAGCATCGCATCGAGAAAGCGGCAAAACAGTTTTTTCTAAATTCTACTAACTTAGTAGATTAAAGACGACCTTGCCGCCCGGCGCCTAGTCTTTGCCT
It contains:
- the cysG gene encoding siroheme synthase CysG is translated as MSPTNVKLNAFPVFMRVDGEAVAIVGNGEEALAKARLLSQSSAVLRIIADHAGSGLLDFIASTGAAHIDAAYEAAHLQGAALVFAASGDGALDRRVADDARRLGIPVNAVDRPELCDFFTPALVNRAPVAIAIGTEGAGPVLAQMLRGRIDRMLSPSLGRLAALAASFRAAAEKLPKGNRRRRFWSDFFAGAPAKAIEAGELAEAHGAALELLARDAPAGGHIALVGAGPGAEDLLTLRAHRLLMEADAIVYDALVPETIVAMGRRDAERLPVGKRKGCHSKSQEEINALLIELGRAGKRVVRLKSGDPLVFGRAGEEMAALREAGIAYEVVPGVTAAFAAAADFELPLTLRGVSSSMVFTTGHDLKGNSLPDWAKLAISGATVAVYMGRSVAAEVAGRLIEAGLSPDTAVAAVENASLGTRRRFHGTLADLPSLEARGDLTGPVMTIIGDAVAGANFERSEPLAAHRCEDTGHEGAASAVAEGVEQ